From one Dysidea avara chromosome 9, odDysAvar1.4, whole genome shotgun sequence genomic stretch:
- the LOC136266561 gene encoding LOW QUALITY PROTEIN: TNF receptor-associated factor 2-like (The sequence of the model RefSeq protein was modified relative to this genomic sequence to represent the inferred CDS: substituted 1 base at 1 genomic stop codon) codes for MFLVCIIQLQASLASTHNGAFLWRIPEVCRRIXDARLGCITSIYSPQFYTGRNDYKMCIRASLGTGEKTHLSIFFVLMRGEYDPLLQWPFEPKVSLILVDQDHKKHLVQTFKPNAQSESFKRPVSDMNVASGCPEFAKLSILDNQSYVKEDVMYIKAIVDTCT; via the coding sequence ATGTTCTTAGTGTGTATCATTCAATTACAAGCCTCTCTTGCTAGTACCCACAATGGAGCATTTTTGTGGCGTATTCCTGAAGTTTGTCGAAGAATCTGAGACGCCAGACTTGGCTGCATTACCAGCATTTATTCCCCACAATTTTACACAGGAAGAAATGATTACAAGATGTGTATCAGAGCTTCCCTTGGTACTGGAGAGAAGACACACCTCTCCATCTTCTTTGTGCTAATGAGGGGCGAGTATGATCCCCTCCTTCAGTGGCCATTTGAGCCTAAAGTTAGCCTAATCCTTGTTGACCAAGATCATAAGAAGCATCTTGTCCAAACCTTCAAACCTAATGCTCAGTCCGAAAGTTTCAAGAGACCAGTTAGCGATATGAATGTTGCCAGTGGCTGTCCAGAATTTGCCAAGCTCTCGATCCTTGATAACCAAAGTTATGTCAAGGAAGATGTGATGTACATCAAAGCCATTGTGGATACATGTACATAG